One part of the Nitrospira defluvii genome encodes these proteins:
- a CDS encoding AAA family ATPase has product MIRYFLGELAIEGFRGINNDGDPLVLRFRVDAVNSIHAPNGVGKSSIFEAIHFAIYGTVPRLKALQDAEQGDSYVVNKFHPGQQTTIDLIFKSDDGTPDITIKVTQTANGARVVTSPSGHPHPEQFLATLQEDFVLVDYGRFAKLIDNSALERGRSFASLVGLSRYSRLRQGLDGARRTQNINSDLGLSALDAEVKANECALGAIERRIIAARDEVAGAGGAAINKLADLKTAVTSALSSIALLKPLVGSGAVMDLDFDAAEKAIEKEEGGEARRKLDALTTAVASLSATTVADPDIADVERLVGLAKRRDEAIRSVGAHALHTLLRDALAVVTAADWHDPNQCPVCEAKGDGPLKPKLEAKIAQYDAAVELGAELVNEIATATGIEKLRQLEEAAAMTIGTGDRLHIAFDLAAKKGEVTTADLEKIRERLVGLEKHRKEALGRAQQEASTLHGQLPPSLVQVTRTLSFAKQFRDAVVEFETAAPRLRAKQDKLKLLNRWKIFITGAAQSFADAEAALANERIAEIQISCQGLFGRFVRGGPDVKPTLSRAQNSENVDLKLAEFFGLQDLSARALLSESYRNAVAAAIFLAAALKHSGVPRFMVLDDVTSSFDAGHQFALMDALRTLLQYGAMPDGLQFIILSHDTSLEKYFDKLNGTTDWHHQKLHGMPPKGRLMVSAQEADRLKAQAQQHLNAGQVDIGAPFLRQYLEYKLGQIISKLEVPVPPDYATRGDRRTLSTYIDAITDAVTLYQAAGCCVMSAQQIRDLQNHHAPSIVGNFISHYETGAGTPFNAYALLGVLQSINGLADCFTYVDPANGQKKYYRRLDRR; this is encoded by the coding sequence ATGATCCGTTACTTCTTGGGTGAATTGGCCATCGAAGGCTTCCGAGGAATCAACAATGACGGCGACCCTCTCGTCCTTAGGTTCAGGGTCGATGCTGTAAATTCGATTCACGCGCCGAACGGCGTCGGAAAAAGCTCCATCTTCGAAGCTATCCACTTCGCCATCTATGGCACCGTCCCGCGCCTGAAGGCGCTTCAGGACGCTGAGCAGGGTGACAGCTACGTCGTCAACAAGTTCCATCCCGGCCAACAGACGACGATCGATCTTATCTTCAAAAGCGATGACGGGACGCCGGACATCACGATCAAGGTAACGCAGACGGCAAACGGCGCCAGAGTGGTGACATCGCCGAGTGGTCATCCACACCCAGAACAGTTTCTCGCAACCCTGCAAGAAGACTTCGTTCTTGTCGACTACGGCCGGTTCGCCAAACTAATCGACAACTCGGCCTTGGAGCGCGGGCGCTCGTTCGCGTCGCTTGTGGGGCTCAGTCGCTATTCCAGGCTCCGCCAAGGCCTCGATGGCGCGCGTCGTACGCAGAACATCAACAGCGATTTGGGCCTCTCGGCTCTCGATGCGGAGGTGAAGGCGAACGAGTGCGCGTTGGGCGCAATCGAACGACGCATCATCGCCGCTCGTGACGAGGTGGCCGGTGCAGGAGGCGCGGCAATCAATAAGCTCGCCGACCTAAAGACGGCTGTCACCTCGGCCTTGTCCTCGATCGCGCTGCTCAAGCCGCTGGTCGGCAGCGGGGCAGTAATGGATCTCGACTTTGACGCTGCGGAGAAGGCGATCGAGAAGGAGGAAGGCGGGGAAGCGCGCAGGAAGCTGGACGCGCTCACGACGGCGGTAGCGTCGCTATCGGCGACCACCGTTGCAGACCCTGACATTGCTGACGTCGAACGACTCGTGGGTCTAGCCAAGAGACGCGACGAGGCCATCCGTAGTGTGGGCGCTCACGCGCTGCATACTCTGCTGCGAGATGCACTTGCCGTCGTCACCGCAGCCGACTGGCACGATCCAAATCAATGTCCGGTCTGCGAGGCGAAGGGCGATGGGCCGCTCAAGCCCAAGCTGGAGGCCAAAATCGCGCAGTACGACGCAGCGGTCGAACTTGGCGCCGAACTCGTGAACGAGATCGCGACCGCGACGGGAATCGAAAAGCTCCGCCAGCTCGAAGAAGCGGCGGCAATGACGATTGGCACAGGAGACAGGCTGCATATCGCCTTTGACCTGGCCGCGAAGAAAGGTGAGGTCACGACCGCGGACCTAGAAAAGATCAGGGAGCGGCTCGTAGGCTTGGAAAAGCATAGGAAGGAGGCGCTGGGGCGCGCGCAGCAGGAGGCGTCGACCTTGCATGGGCAGCTTCCTCCCTCGCTGGTGCAGGTAACGCGCACTCTCAGCTTCGCCAAGCAGTTCCGTGATGCCGTGGTTGAATTCGAGACTGCTGCGCCCAGGCTAAGGGCGAAACAGGACAAGCTTAAGCTCCTGAACCGCTGGAAGATTTTTATCACCGGGGCCGCCCAAAGCTTCGCTGACGCGGAGGCGGCGCTGGCAAATGAGCGGATTGCGGAAATTCAGATCTCGTGCCAGGGCCTGTTCGGCCGTTTTGTGCGCGGTGGACCCGACGTGAAGCCGACTTTGAGTCGCGCGCAGAACAGCGAGAATGTCGATCTCAAGTTGGCTGAATTCTTCGGCCTGCAGGACCTTAGCGCCCGAGCATTGCTGTCAGAGAGCTATCGCAACGCCGTGGCCGCCGCGATCTTCCTGGCAGCCGCTCTGAAGCACAGCGGCGTGCCACGGTTCATGGTGCTCGATGACGTGACCTCGAGCTTCGATGCGGGGCATCAGTTCGCCTTGATGGACGCGTTGCGCACGTTGCTTCAGTACGGCGCAATGCCTGATGGCTTGCAGTTCATCATCTTGAGCCACGACACCAGCCTGGAGAAGTATTTCGACAAGCTCAACGGTACCACAGACTGGCATCACCAGAAGCTGCACGGGATGCCGCCGAAGGGGCGCCTGATGGTGTCCGCACAGGAGGCAGATCGTCTCAAGGCCCAAGCGCAGCAACATCTCAATGCGGGCCAGGTCGACATTGGCGCTCCGTTTCTGCGTCAATACCTCGAGTACAAGCTCGGGCAGATTATCTCCAAATTGGAAGTACCGGTGCCGCCCGACTATGCCACCCGCGGAGACAGGCGGACGCTTTCGACCTATATCGATGCGATCACCGATGCCGTGACGCTGTATCAAGCGGCGGGCTGTTGCGTTATGTCAGCGCAGCAGATCCGTGATCTCCAGAATCATCATGCTCCCTCGATTGTGGGTAACTTCATAAGCCACTACGAGACGGGGGCCGGCACGCCTTTCAATGCCTATGCCTTGCTCGGTGTGCTTCAGAGCATCAATGGTCTTGCCGATTGCTTCACCTATGTCGACCCGGCCAACGGTCAGAAGAAATATTATCGCCGACTCGATCGACGTTAA
- a CDS encoding helix-turn-helix domain-containing protein, with protein sequence MTKLTHELSPAELGKRLKVARETANVTQDAGAKAAGIARTTLVAIEKGQRSARIDELQALSRCYGVSVNSLLRRESVHVDLVPRFRSLAETGDAGIEQAARMLNDLVRAEVELENILGVQRTHNYPPEKSILPGDVRTQAEHDAQNFRNWLGLGEGPVQNLFALMELQLGVRVYSRKLDPKVSGLFAYDDAVGACILINASHRKDRRTQTGGHELGHFTATRRQPNVYQDEMYENSREERYASEFGRAFLTPARAVMEKFKELTTGSSHLTRRHIILLAHFFGVSRQAMVMRLEKLGLTKKGTWDWFKDNGGITDEQVRQVLGPAAYDMSSIDRAQSSRLFLLAIDAWKKDLISEGQMSEMLKLGRAQVRELLDEAATEEDEADDLFKLPH encoded by the coding sequence ATGACTAAGCTAACTCACGAGCTAAGCCCGGCGGAACTGGGCAAGAGATTGAAGGTCGCGCGAGAGACCGCAAACGTGACCCAGGATGCCGGCGCAAAGGCTGCCGGCATCGCGCGCACGACCCTCGTCGCTATCGAAAAAGGCCAGCGCAGCGCCCGTATCGATGAGCTACAGGCACTAAGTCGCTGCTACGGTGTGTCGGTCAATTCGCTGCTGCGGCGCGAGTCCGTCCATGTGGATCTTGTTCCGCGCTTCCGCTCGCTTGCGGAGACTGGCGACGCCGGTATCGAGCAGGCTGCGCGGATGTTAAATGATCTCGTTCGGGCCGAGGTTGAACTCGAAAACATCCTTGGCGTCCAACGGACGCATAACTATCCGCCGGAAAAGTCGATCCTGCCCGGAGACGTGCGTACGCAAGCAGAACACGACGCGCAAAATTTTCGGAACTGGCTTGGGCTCGGCGAGGGGCCGGTGCAGAATCTGTTCGCGCTCATGGAACTTCAGCTCGGAGTGAGGGTCTATAGTCGTAAGCTCGATCCCAAGGTCTCGGGACTGTTTGCATACGATGATGCGGTGGGCGCGTGCATCCTGATCAACGCCAGCCACCGCAAGGACCGTAGGACCCAGACCGGAGGCCACGAACTCGGGCATTTCACGGCGACGCGCCGTCAGCCTAATGTCTATCAGGACGAAATGTACGAAAATTCACGCGAAGAGCGCTACGCAAGCGAGTTTGGACGAGCCTTCCTGACGCCTGCCCGTGCCGTGATGGAGAAGTTCAAGGAGTTGACGACGGGGTCAAGCCATCTCACTCGCCGGCACATCATCCTCCTCGCGCACTTTTTCGGTGTGTCTCGTCAGGCCATGGTCATGCGGCTCGAAAAACTCGGCCTGACGAAGAAAGGAACATGGGATTGGTTCAAGGATAATGGCGGCATTACCGACGAGCAGGTCCGTCAAGTCCTCGGCCCAGCTGCATACGACATGTCCTCGATCGATAGAGCGCAGTCATCGCGGCTGTTCTTGCTCGCGATCGATGCATGGAAGAAGGACCTGATTAGTGAAGGCCAAATGTCGGAGATGCTGAAGCTCGGTCGAGCGCAGGTTCGTGAGCTGCTCGACGAAGCGGCGACGGAAGAGGATGAGGCGGATGACCTTTTCAAGCTGCCTCACTGA
- a CDS encoding 7-cyano-7-deazaguanine synthase, with the protein MSTAERFLELKEMAVDVVEPGGHPRKGALACRLDRHISFDTEILESFSSTNWRAVVYDTLVVAAAVEFCDRSLGRSAMNWGRRFYVRVPVHDRDRWSDPAVMRTLVDALNFLTGDDWHFEFRSRKVGAATPAQNRMEFPYDAEAVIAYSEGMDSCAVDGLERKRLGHRLVRVRVGTKRYDTPRKARPYVPFAALPYDVRLDGNNAETSARSRGFKFSIVAAIASYLIHVPSVIVSESGQGALAPAILPVGQGYADYRNHPAFSVLMEKFVSALLEHRLHYHFPRLWMTKGETLREFVDNCGEDAANWVKTRSCWQQSRQASVSGTRRQCGICAACTLRRLSVHAAGLREPVETYVWETLKAPTFEKGAAPEFNHITQALREYALAGVLHFEHFASVRDSTQYDMLKRRATNELARALSQPSDVVANSLNRLLQHHATEWSAFTNDLGPASFVRKWIDTAS; encoded by the coding sequence ATGAGCACGGCAGAACGGTTTCTCGAGCTCAAGGAAATGGCCGTCGATGTCGTCGAGCCTGGTGGGCACCCTCGGAAGGGCGCGCTCGCCTGCAGGCTCGATCGACACATCAGTTTCGACACCGAAATCCTTGAATCCTTTTCATCGACCAACTGGCGGGCCGTCGTTTACGACACGCTCGTCGTTGCGGCTGCAGTTGAATTCTGCGACCGCAGTCTTGGTCGTAGTGCGATGAACTGGGGACGACGCTTCTATGTGCGTGTGCCGGTCCACGACCGTGATAGATGGTCGGATCCCGCCGTGATGCGAACGCTTGTCGACGCACTGAATTTTCTCACGGGCGATGATTGGCATTTCGAGTTCCGCAGTCGCAAAGTGGGCGCAGCGACGCCTGCCCAGAACCGCATGGAGTTTCCCTACGACGCCGAGGCCGTCATTGCCTACAGCGAAGGTATGGATTCTTGCGCGGTCGATGGCCTCGAGCGTAAGCGTCTCGGCCATCGGCTTGTCCGCGTGAGAGTGGGAACCAAACGGTATGATACACCGAGGAAGGCGCGCCCCTATGTTCCTTTCGCGGCACTGCCTTACGACGTCAGGCTGGACGGCAACAATGCCGAGACCAGCGCCCGAAGCCGCGGCTTTAAGTTCAGCATCGTAGCAGCTATTGCCTCTTATCTGATCCATGTGCCGTCTGTGATCGTCTCAGAAAGTGGGCAAGGCGCTCTCGCACCGGCGATCCTTCCGGTGGGACAAGGTTACGCGGATTACCGAAACCACCCGGCGTTCTCCGTGCTGATGGAGAAATTTGTCAGCGCGCTGCTCGAACATCGGCTTCACTACCACTTCCCGCGGCTCTGGATGACGAAAGGAGAGACGCTCCGCGAGTTCGTCGACAACTGCGGCGAAGATGCAGCAAACTGGGTAAAGACCCGGTCCTGCTGGCAACAGTCGAGGCAGGCGTCCGTATCGGGGACGCGGCGGCAGTGCGGAATCTGTGCGGCGTGTACATTACGCCGACTGAGCGTCCATGCCGCCGGCTTGAGGGAGCCTGTGGAGACTTATGTATGGGAGACGCTGAAGGCTCCTACCTTCGAGAAAGGGGCGGCCCCGGAGTTCAATCACATCACACAAGCTCTGCGCGAGTACGCGCTCGCGGGAGTACTCCATTTCGAGCACTTCGCTTCGGTCCGAGATTCAACGCAGTACGATATGCTTAAGCGCCGCGCGACGAATGAACTCGCTCGCGCGCTATCGCAGCCGTCAGATGTGGTTGCCAACAGCCTCAATCGGCTTCTGCAACACCACGCCACGGAATGGTCGGCGTTCACGAATGATCTGGGACCGGCATCGTTCGTAAGGAAATGGATAGATACCGCATCATGA
- a CDS encoding MbcA/ParS/Xre antitoxin family protein, which yields MDADGVIARTVEVFGSVDKATGWLDDANLLLGGATPRSLLSTPEGREQVLTVLGRIDYGVFS from the coding sequence ATGGATGCTGATGGAGTGATCGCCAGAACTGTAGAGGTGTTTGGATCTGTGGACAAGGCCACGGGCTGGCTCGATGATGCGAACCTCCTGCTCGGTGGTGCTACGCCGCGGTCGCTGTTGAGCACGCCGGAGGGCAGAGAGCAAGTGCTGACAGTGCTCGGCCGTATCGACTACGGGGTGTTTTCGTAA
- a CDS encoding MbcA/ParS/Xre antitoxin family protein, producing the protein MNGVISRTVDVFGEAEKAQAWLDRPNRVLVGATPRSLLSTPEGREQVLTLLGRIEHGVHS; encoded by the coding sequence GTGAATGGAGTGATCTCCAGGACGGTTGATGTATTTGGTGAGGCTGAAAAGGCTCAAGCCTGGCTCGATCGTCCGAATCGCGTGTTGGTCGGCGCTACACCGCGGTCCCTCTTGTCTACGCCTGAGGGCAGGGAGCAAGTGTTGACGTTGCTGGGCCGCATCGAGCACGGTGTGCACAGTTGA
- a CDS encoding type II toxin-antitoxin system VapB family antitoxin produces MRPQKARKTSRVSVDSKLIAEAVKIGPIKDKTEAAHAALRMFIANAKRKRVGT; encoded by the coding sequence GTGAGACCTCAGAAAGCCCGTAAGACATCGAGAGTCAGCGTTGACAGTAAGTTGATCGCGGAAGCTGTAAAAATTGGACCGATAAAAGATAAGACCGAAGCTGCACACGCTGCGCTCAGAATGTTTATCGCGAACGCAAAGCGGAAGCGGGTGGGAACATAG
- a CDS encoding S1/P1 nuclease, translating into MSDESIWIEESFQAAQATVYASPVGVGPGPFTLDEAYKTKARAVAAQRVALAGMRLAHLLNDALQ; encoded by the coding sequence GTGAGCGACGAATCGATCTGGATCGAAGAAAGCTTTCAAGCGGCCCAAGCCACCGTCTATGCTTCGCCGGTGGGAGTGGGGCCTGGCCCATTCACCCTGGACGAAGCCTATAAAACCAAGGCGCGAGCGGTGGCCGCGCAGCGCGTGGCCTTGGCCGGCATGCGATTGGCCCACCTGTTGAATGACGCACTGCAGTAA
- a CDS encoding S1/P1 nuclease, translating into MLKVWLGTISIVFLGLNAYAWNDFGHMTVAAIAYQHLTPNVRVKVGALLKLNPNYQQWIVGVPSADQTRVAFIKGATWPDLIKRAPGYIWDGDDNGHRPSWPDAARNIGYADKLQHRYWHFIDRPFSPDGTPLMAPIVPNAQTTIALLRATLQSLTASDDVKSYDLVWLLHLVGDVHQPLHATSRFDQAQPDGNRGGNLVALCAKPCKDELHAFWTTPSAPALDRVTPSAKPGGCHQPIQP; encoded by the coding sequence ATGCTGAAAGTGTGGCTTGGGACCATCTCCATCGTATTCCTCGGTTTGAATGCCTATGCCTGGAACGACTTTGGGCATATGACCGTGGCGGCGATCGCCTATCAACACCTCACGCCCAACGTGCGTGTGAAAGTCGGCGCGCTGCTCAAGCTCAATCCGAATTATCAGCAATGGATCGTGGGCGTGCCTTCCGCGGATCAGACTCGGGTGGCCTTTATCAAAGGGGCGACCTGGCCGGACCTCATTAAGCGGGCGCCGGGCTACATCTGGGATGGGGACGACAATGGGCATCGGCCCTCATGGCCCGATGCCGCCAGAAATATTGGCTACGCCGACAAGTTGCAACATCGCTATTGGCACTTCATCGATCGTCCGTTCTCGCCCGATGGCACCCCGCTGATGGCCCCGATAGTGCCCAACGCCCAGACCACCATTGCATTACTCCGGGCGACCCTCCAGTCTCTCACGGCCTCTGATGACGTGAAGTCGTATGATTTGGTCTGGCTGCTGCACTTGGTCGGCGACGTCCATCAACCGCTGCACGCGACCTCTCGATTTGATCAGGCCCAGCCGGATGGGAATCGCGGCGGGAACCTGGTCGCCCTCTGCGCCAAGCCCTGCAAGGATGAACTGCACGCGTTTTGGACAACGCCCTCGGCACCAGCTCTCGATCGGGTGACGCCGTCCGCAAAGCCCGGCGGTTGCCACCAGCCGATCCAACCTTAG
- a CDS encoding YkvA family protein, whose translation MLEKIRSLGRTLKREVTLYQLLLQDQRTPILARFLLLLAVGYLLLPFDLIPDFIPVIGQLDDALIVPGLVLCAFKLIPAALIEECRLTIAESPVYVEMSRTETCARAGWWGEVGPTKSQTLRILAVLSMLGMLGFGYWWGQTLKPVGMIRAQLRAIEEGEYWRAYNYLSATAKENLCFDEFVALIQENSVVMEPRDSTFLSRNVDGATAIMSGVLEGYSEHVSDVRYVLVKEDDQWKITSFEWGTPRPYGQEKGHIRQSLL comes from the coding sequence ATGCTTGAGAAGATCAGATCCCTCGGAAGAACGCTTAAACGAGAAGTAACGCTCTATCAACTCTTACTACAGGATCAGAGAACGCCGATACTGGCCAGGTTTCTGCTGCTGCTCGCAGTGGGGTACCTCCTCCTCCCGTTCGATCTCATCCCAGACTTTATTCCAGTCATCGGCCAGCTTGACGATGCGCTGATTGTACCGGGCCTCGTGCTCTGTGCATTCAAACTGATACCGGCGGCCCTCATCGAGGAATGTCGGCTCACGATCGCGGAAAGCCCGGTGTACGTCGAAATGTCTAGGACTGAAACTTGTGCACGTGCTGGTTGGTGGGGAGAAGTAGGGCCGACAAAGAGCCAAACACTGAGAATACTGGCTGTCTTGTCTATGCTCGGGATGCTTGGCTTCGGGTATTGGTGGGGGCAAACCTTGAAACCTGTTGGGATGATTCGTGCCCAACTCCGGGCGATCGAAGAGGGCGAGTACTGGCGGGCCTACAACTATTTGTCCGCGACGGCGAAGGAAAACTTGTGCTTCGACGAATTTGTGGCGCTGATTCAGGAAAACAGCGTCGTGATGGAACCGCGCGATAGTACCTTTCTTTCAAGGAATGTTGATGGCGCCACCGCCATCATGAGCGGTGTTCTGGAAGGATATAGCGAACATGTCAGTGATGTCAGGTACGTCTTGGTGAAGGAAGATGATCAATGGAAGATCACGAGCTTTGAGTGGGGAACTCCACGACCATACGGACAAGAGAAGGGGCACATCCGTCAGTCTCTACTGTGA